In Catalinimonas alkaloidigena, the sequence TATCGGCGACAGCCGCGGCACCATGGTATCGTCCGTTTTCAATAAACACTTTGGCGGTTTCTTCGCCACCTACCACCGAGCCCACTACGTATAGGTCGGGCACATTGGTTTCGTACGTAGTTGCGTCAATCTTGGGAATGAGCATGGGGCCCTCCAACTCAATACCCGCGTCCCGCATCAGTTCGGCATCGGGACGGTAGCCGATCAGCGCCAAAACAAAGTCGGTGGGGTAGCTCTTCACTTCCCCAGTCAAGTGATGGCGCACCACGACTTCGCTCGGTGTTATTTTAATGCACTCGGCCCGGAAATGCACTTCGATGCTTCCGTCTTTGACACGGTTGCGCATGTCGGGAATCAGCCAATACTTGGCAGTGGGCACAAAATCGTCTTCCAGTACAAAAACCCGCAAGTGCCCTACGCCATTGCGATAGAGATCCAAGGCGGTTTCGATGGCAGAATTACCGCCCCCCAGAATGGTCGTGGCGGTGTGCGCGTATCGGAACGGCTCATCATAATACCGATGTACGTGTGGCAACGTACCCCCTTCGATGCTCAGCGGGCGGGGCTGGTCGTAGTACCCCGTTGCAATGGCCACATAACGTGCGTGGTACACCACGCCGGTATGCGTATGCACCTTAAAACCGTCGCTGGTCTTGTCGATGGCCTTCACTTCGGTATACAACTTCAGGTTAAGGTCGAAATACTCGCTGACCCGGCGGTAATACTGCAACGCTTCTGTGCGCGTAGGGCGGGCATGGATGGCCGGAAAAGGCAATCCGCCGATTTCCAGTTTATCGGCCGTTGAGAAAAAATGACCGTTAACCGGGTAGCGTCGTACCGCATCGGTAATGCTGCCTTTGTCAAGAATCAGATACGAGAGCCCGTGTCGGGCTGCTTCAATACCGCAGGCCAGTCCACAGGGGCCGGCACCTACAATCAGTAAATCGTAAAAAGGGGAATTTGTGCTCATTAGGAAAAATAACTACCAATGCTAGGCAATAGTTCGGCGGGTGGAGTGTATAGCAGGTAGTAAAAAAGAGGGGGCCACCGAGG encodes:
- a CDS encoding YpdA family putative bacillithiol disulfide reductase, encoding MSTNSPFYDLLIVGAGPCGLACGIEAARHGLSYLILDKGSITDAVRRYPVNGHFFSTADKLEIGGLPFPAIHARPTRTEALQYYRRVSEYFDLNLKLYTEVKAIDKTSDGFKVHTHTGVVYHARYVAIATGYYDQPRPLSIEGGTLPHVHRYYDEPFRYAHTATTILGGGNSAIETALDLYRNGVGHLRVFVLEDDFVPTAKYWLIPDMRNRVKDGSIEVHFRAECIKITPSEVVVRHHLTGEVKSYPTDFVLALIGYRPDAELMRDAGIELEGPMLIPKIDATTYETNVPDLYVVGSVVGGEETAKVFIENGRYHGAAAVADILRKQNAQPHVSAKQHVST